In Gemmata obscuriglobus, a single genomic region encodes these proteins:
- a CDS encoding acyltransferase family protein yields the protein MAEPNTSSSRVAALDNLRVVAMFLGLVTHGVLPYTATGLIGFPVRDHTRHAAADVCFFAVHDFRMQLFFLLAGFGACALASRRGASELVRNRLARVALPLALAVLILCPALHLIFAAHTATRGATWAADGAGGWVGPNFHLWFLYYLLMCCAVWVAIRSIGLRLPFGIVCAFDALARRALASRWKVPAVAAIAVPVLWDMPAWWIDTPKGWGPDITVLAYYLGFFFVGALLHRHRDMLATVGRRWAVRLAVANVVVLPLMLKLTVTGNWAEEERDTDPARLAVWKAVAIFVGGLYTWLMIGGLIGLFQRYFAAGGPRWAYLADASYWCYLIGFPVQAAFQVWFAPTTLPVVAEFLLVCVFTLAVSLASYELGVRHTRLGVLLNGKRPKRDRGRVPEPVRDTRPRPVPAVHVG from the coding sequence ATGGCCGAACCGAACACCTCGTCGTCTCGAGTTGCCGCCCTCGACAATCTACGCGTTGTCGCCATGTTCCTCGGACTGGTGACGCACGGCGTGCTGCCGTACACCGCGACCGGTCTGATCGGGTTTCCGGTGCGCGATCACACCCGGCACGCCGCCGCCGACGTGTGCTTCTTCGCGGTCCACGACTTTCGTATGCAACTGTTTTTCTTGTTGGCCGGGTTCGGAGCGTGCGCGCTGGCGTCCCGGCGCGGGGCCAGTGAACTGGTCCGGAACCGGCTCGCGCGTGTCGCCCTGCCGCTGGCCCTCGCGGTACTGATTCTGTGCCCGGCGCTGCACCTGATTTTTGCTGCGCACACCGCCACCCGCGGGGCCACGTGGGCCGCTGACGGGGCCGGCGGCTGGGTCGGCCCGAACTTTCATTTGTGGTTTCTGTACTACTTGCTGATGTGTTGTGCGGTGTGGGTCGCGATCCGTTCCATCGGATTGCGCCTTCCGTTTGGCATCGTGTGCGCCTTTGATGCGTTAGCCCGGCGCGCACTCGCTTCACGGTGGAAGGTGCCTGCTGTCGCCGCTATTGCGGTTCCGGTGCTGTGGGACATGCCGGCGTGGTGGATCGACACCCCGAAGGGCTGGGGGCCGGACATCACGGTGCTGGCGTACTACCTCGGGTTCTTTTTTGTTGGGGCGCTTCTCCACCGGCACCGGGACATGCTCGCGACCGTCGGTCGGCGGTGGGCGGTTCGGCTCGCTGTTGCGAACGTCGTGGTGCTCCCGCTGATGCTGAAACTGACCGTTACAGGTAACTGGGCGGAAGAAGAACGCGACACCGACCCGGCACGCTTGGCCGTGTGGAAGGCGGTCGCGATATTCGTCGGCGGGCTGTACACCTGGCTGATGATCGGCGGGTTGATCGGACTGTTTCAGCGGTACTTCGCCGCGGGCGGGCCGCGGTGGGCGTACCTGGCGGACGCGTCGTACTGGTGCTACCTCATCGGGTTCCCGGTGCAGGCGGCGTTTCAGGTGTGGTTCGCCCCGACCACGTTGCCGGTGGTCGCCGAGTTCTTGCTTGTGTGTGTGTTCACACTTGCGGTGTCACTGGCGAGCTACGAGTTGGGTGTGCGGCACACGCGACTCGGCGTGTTGCTGAACGGAAAGCGCCCGAAACGGGATCGCGGTCGGGTACCGGAACCGGTGCGCGACACACGACCGCGCCCGGTCCCGGCGGTTCACGTCGGTTAA
- the carA gene encoding glutamine-hydrolyzing carbamoyl-phosphate synthase small subunit, translating into MHAKLALADGTVFTGRGFGATGETLGEVVFNTSMAGYQEVLTDPSYTGQIVTMTYPLIGNYGTTADDEESNAVRVAGFIVRELTRVPSNFRSDRDLDSYLKASNVVGIEGIDTRALVRRLRVRGSMNGILSTADLDDASLVAKARAFPGMEGRDLVSEVVPKQSFKWDKGFGAFADHVLPHRPATKKVVAIDYGMKWNILRCLTQVGCDVTVVPGTASADEVLAHNPDGIFLSNGPGDPAAVGYAINTVKQLIPKKPLFGICLGHQLLGLALGASTFKLKFGHRGANQPVRNELTKQIEITTQNHGFAVDPTTLPKDVQPTHINLNDNTLEGLRHTTLPVFSVQYHPEAAAGPHDSSYLFEEFRKLMD; encoded by the coding sequence ATGCACGCGAAACTGGCTCTGGCGGACGGAACCGTGTTCACCGGTCGTGGGTTCGGCGCGACCGGCGAGACCCTCGGCGAGGTGGTGTTCAACACCTCCATGGCGGGCTACCAAGAGGTCCTCACCGACCCTTCGTACACCGGACAGATCGTCACGATGACGTACCCGCTCATCGGGAACTACGGCACCACCGCCGACGACGAGGAGTCGAACGCGGTCCGCGTCGCCGGGTTCATCGTCCGCGAGCTGACCCGCGTGCCAAGCAACTTCCGCTCCGACCGCGACCTGGACAGCTACCTCAAGGCCAGCAACGTCGTCGGCATTGAGGGCATCGACACGCGGGCGCTTGTGCGCCGGCTCCGCGTCCGCGGGTCGATGAACGGCATCCTGTCCACCGCCGACCTTGATGACGCCTCCCTGGTCGCGAAGGCGCGGGCCTTCCCCGGCATGGAGGGGCGTGATTTAGTTTCCGAAGTGGTACCAAAGCAGTCATTCAAGTGGGACAAGGGGTTCGGCGCGTTCGCGGACCACGTGCTCCCGCACCGCCCGGCCACCAAGAAGGTCGTGGCGATCGATTACGGGATGAAGTGGAACATCCTGCGCTGCCTCACACAGGTCGGGTGCGACGTGACCGTCGTCCCGGGGACCGCGAGCGCGGACGAAGTGCTCGCACACAACCCGGACGGGATCTTCCTCTCCAACGGCCCCGGCGACCCCGCCGCGGTGGGCTACGCCATCAACACGGTCAAGCAACTGATCCCGAAGAAGCCCCTTTTCGGAATCTGCCTCGGCCACCAACTCTTGGGCCTCGCGCTGGGCGCGAGCACCTTCAAACTGAAGTTCGGTCACCGCGGGGCGAACCAGCCGGTGCGGAACGAGCTCACGAAGCAGATCGAGATCACCACGCAGAATCACGGGTTCGCGGTGGACCCCACCACGCTCCCGAAAGACGTGCAACCGACGCACATCAACCTGAACGATAACACCCTGGAAGGGTTACGGCACACGACGCTGCCGGTGTTCAGCGTACAGTACCACCCCGAAGCGGCAGCCGGACCGCACGATTCGAGCTACCTGTTCGAGGAGTTCCGCAAGCTCATGGATTAA
- a CDS encoding Gfo/Idh/MocA family protein: MPTPLDRRKFFGSAAALSLSAASYANVAGSNARVRVGFLGCGGRAQAHIDLVNKFAAEGKPVQAVAVCDVWDGLEDEYEVHFGGKATRRRYAQGLHPSARKCGLDRADKSHVTKDYRVVLDRADVDAVCITTPDHWHGRMTLDALSAGKDVYVEKPMTRTAEEAVAVVDAWRHTGRVVTVGAQSMADGVWMRAFDAIRTGAIGHVAHAQTGFFRNDVRGQWRFYRLAQQMTPKTVDWDLFLGHQFECAGRRVGPTPREQPFDRATFAQWRCQWPFSGGPFTDMLSHYLTRMNAAMGVRFPARVAAGGGLYLETDGRDVPDVSTVVADYDEGCQLVATATTLSGYPMEDVIRGRLGAIKFVKGGFQVFRDDPTRGASFPPRMESAPEPSSFVAVEPPRNDTEAMWGNFLECIQTRRQSTFCPPDLGAVAVTTAAMAVESYRTGSALFWDNEKRQIVPADPSWAERGEQRSRQRAKPNQIFGWSGGDGGVVQPPSYQSLAGPWLNGKDPAR, translated from the coding sequence ATGCCGACCCCACTCGACCGCCGCAAGTTCTTCGGTTCGGCCGCCGCCCTGTCGCTGTCGGCGGCGAGTTACGCGAACGTCGCGGGGAGCAACGCGCGCGTCCGGGTCGGCTTCCTGGGGTGCGGCGGGCGCGCGCAAGCGCACATCGACCTCGTGAACAAGTTCGCGGCGGAGGGGAAGCCCGTTCAGGCGGTCGCGGTGTGCGACGTGTGGGACGGGCTGGAAGACGAGTACGAGGTTCACTTCGGCGGGAAAGCCACCCGGCGCCGGTACGCGCAGGGGCTCCACCCGTCCGCCCGAAAGTGCGGTCTGGATCGCGCGGACAAGTCGCACGTCACGAAGGACTACCGGGTCGTGCTGGACCGCGCCGACGTGGACGCGGTGTGCATCACGACCCCGGACCACTGGCACGGGCGCATGACGCTCGACGCGCTTTCCGCCGGCAAGGACGTGTACGTCGAGAAGCCCATGACCCGCACCGCCGAGGAAGCGGTCGCTGTGGTGGACGCGTGGCGCCACACCGGGCGGGTGGTGACCGTGGGCGCGCAGTCGATGGCCGATGGTGTGTGGATGCGGGCGTTCGACGCGATCCGGACGGGCGCGATCGGGCACGTGGCGCACGCGCAAACAGGGTTCTTCCGTAACGACGTGCGCGGTCAATGGCGGTTCTATCGGCTCGCGCAGCAGATGACGCCCAAGACCGTGGACTGGGACCTGTTCCTTGGACACCAGTTCGAGTGCGCCGGCCGGCGGGTCGGGCCGACTCCGCGGGAGCAGCCGTTCGACCGCGCCACGTTCGCCCAGTGGCGGTGCCAGTGGCCGTTTTCGGGCGGGCCGTTCACCGACATGCTCTCGCATTACCTCACGCGCATGAACGCCGCGATGGGCGTGCGGTTCCCGGCGCGGGTGGCCGCGGGCGGCGGGCTGTACCTCGAAACCGACGGGCGGGACGTGCCCGATGTGAGTACCGTCGTTGCCGACTACGACGAAGGCTGTCAGCTCGTGGCGACCGCCACCACCCTGAGCGGCTACCCGATGGAAGATGTGATCCGCGGGCGGCTGGGCGCGATCAAGTTCGTGAAGGGCGGGTTCCAGGTGTTCCGCGACGACCCGACCCGCGGCGCCAGCTTCCCGCCGCGGATGGAATCGGCACCGGAACCGTCGTCGTTTGTGGCCGTCGAGCCGCCGCGCAACGACACCGAAGCGATGTGGGGCAATTTCCTGGAGTGCATCCAGACGCGGCGGCAAAGCACCTTTTGCCCGCCGGATCTGGGTGCGGTTGCGGTCACGACCGCGGCGATGGCGGTGGAGAGCTACCGGACGGGTTCGGCGCTGTTCTGGGACAACGAGAAGCGGCAGATCGTACCGGCCGACCCGAGTTGGGCCGAGCGCGGAGAGCAGCGGAGCCGCCAGCGCGCGAAGCCGAATCAGATCTTCGGTTGGAGCGGCGGTGACGGTGGCGTCGTACAGCCGCCGTCCTATCAGTCGCTGGCCGGGCCGTGGCTGAACGGCAAAGATCCGGCCAGGTAA
- the rsgA gene encoding ribosome small subunit-dependent GTPase A — MSKKKKVRVELRKNREKPPRENDITRDFKEGDGRADDARTNERVRAKGAISRYRTVVQDEAANGTAMPAVNVGECLRGRVLRVHGLASVVETDDGRVFRCAVRRLLKSLATDERSVVTTGDVVWIRPAGTGTSGRAPAPSPTDDAGNGEPDDAAPQPPTSDGLSAPQEGMIERVEPRHGVLTRASRRREHVLVANVDQLVIVMSLVEPSLKPHLIDRYLAAAQQGGLKPVLCLNKADLLTDPTELQPLIGLYAQMGVPVYLCSARTGYGIPRLQEQLRGRSTVFSGQSGVGKSSLLNAVQPDLALAVKSVSEVNQKGRHTTTYSQLIKLNFGGWVVDTPGVRQLQLWDARPEEMEGYFPEFRPFVPLCSFPDCTHTHELNCAVKDAVARRLITSRRYHSYLGLFHGNADE, encoded by the coding sequence ATGAGCAAGAAGAAAAAGGTGCGCGTCGAACTCCGGAAGAACCGCGAGAAGCCGCCACGCGAGAACGACATCACCCGCGACTTCAAGGAAGGTGACGGCCGCGCCGACGACGCCCGAACCAACGAGCGGGTGCGCGCGAAGGGCGCGATTTCGCGCTACCGCACCGTCGTTCAGGACGAGGCCGCGAACGGCACCGCCATGCCCGCGGTGAACGTGGGCGAGTGCCTGCGCGGGCGCGTGCTGCGGGTCCACGGGCTCGCGTCGGTCGTGGAAACCGACGACGGCCGCGTCTTCCGCTGTGCCGTGCGCCGGCTGCTCAAAAGCCTCGCGACCGACGAGCGCAGCGTCGTAACCACCGGGGACGTGGTGTGGATCCGGCCCGCGGGCACGGGCACCAGCGGCCGGGCTCCCGCGCCCAGCCCGACCGACGACGCCGGAAACGGCGAGCCGGACGACGCCGCGCCGCAGCCGCCAACGAGCGACGGCCTGTCGGCACCTCAGGAAGGCATGATCGAGCGCGTCGAGCCGCGGCACGGGGTGCTCACCCGCGCCAGCCGGCGCCGCGAGCACGTGCTCGTCGCGAACGTCGATCAGCTCGTCATCGTGATGTCGCTGGTCGAGCCGAGCCTGAAGCCGCACCTGATCGACCGCTACCTCGCGGCGGCCCAGCAGGGCGGGCTGAAACCCGTACTGTGCCTGAACAAGGCCGACCTGCTCACCGACCCCACCGAACTTCAGCCGCTCATCGGGCTGTATGCCCAGATGGGCGTACCGGTCTACCTGTGCAGCGCCCGCACCGGCTACGGCATTCCCCGGTTACAGGAACAGTTGCGCGGCCGCTCGACCGTATTCTCCGGGCAATCGGGCGTGGGCAAGTCGTCGCTCCTCAACGCGGTGCAACCGGACTTGGCGCTGGCGGTCAAATCGGTCAGCGAGGTCAACCAAAAGGGGCGCCACACCACCACTTATTCGCAGCTCATCAAACTCAACTTCGGCGGGTGGGTCGTGGACACGCCAGGTGTGCGGCAGCTCCAGCTCTGGGACGCGCGGCCGGAAGAAATGGAAGGGTACTTTCCCGAGTTCCGACCCTTTGTACCGCTGTGCAGCTTCCCGGACTGCACCCACACGCACGAGCTAAATTGCGCGGTGAAGGACGCCGTAGCCCGGCGGCTTATTACCTCTCGTCGGTATCACAGCTACTTGGGTTTGTTCCACGGCAATGCGGACGAGTAG
- a CDS encoding PmoA family protein, translating into MPRTLPLFVLLILPAVTRAADVSVTVGKSAVEFKAGTQVVARYATAESVAKPYLYPVLAPNGVGVTRAWPVEKGLPGEATSDHVHQKSVWFCHGDVIPEGIALKVKSVNKADKGVDFWSEARDKDGPRHGKIKCVKVGEPKQHAKNHASVETHNEWFTPDGVKIMDEVRVIHFFEGAEGRTFAFDITLKATVCPITFGDTKEGSFGIRVHDGLRPTEKTGAVVTTAEGKVVAPPVKDNMSIWGHPAQWIDYSGKLDGKEVGVAVFDHPSNPKSNWHVRAYGLNAANPFARAHSGFPSQKDGAGPLLKLDKGSEMKLKYAVYAHTGDVKTGKVAEAFEAFKSTK; encoded by the coding sequence ATGCCCCGCACGCTGCCACTGTTCGTCTTGCTCATACTGCCGGCGGTCACGCGCGCCGCCGACGTTTCCGTCACCGTCGGCAAGAGCGCCGTCGAGTTCAAAGCCGGCACGCAGGTCGTGGCCCGGTACGCCACCGCGGAGTCGGTTGCGAAGCCGTACCTGTACCCGGTCCTGGCACCCAACGGCGTGGGTGTGACCCGGGCGTGGCCCGTCGAGAAGGGGCTGCCGGGCGAGGCCACCTCGGATCACGTTCACCAGAAGTCCGTGTGGTTCTGCCACGGCGATGTGATTCCGGAGGGGATCGCACTGAAGGTCAAGTCCGTAAATAAGGCCGACAAGGGGGTGGACTTTTGGAGCGAGGCGAGGGACAAGGACGGCCCGCGACACGGGAAGATCAAGTGCGTGAAGGTCGGCGAGCCGAAGCAGCACGCGAAGAACCACGCGAGCGTCGAGACGCACAACGAATGGTTCACCCCGGACGGCGTGAAGATCATGGACGAGGTGCGCGTCATCCATTTCTTTGAAGGCGCTGAGGGCCGGACGTTCGCGTTCGACATCACGCTGAAAGCCACCGTGTGCCCGATCACGTTCGGCGACACCAAGGAGGGCTCGTTCGGCATCCGGGTTCACGACGGGCTGCGCCCGACCGAAAAGACCGGGGCGGTCGTGACCACCGCCGAGGGCAAGGTGGTGGCGCCGCCGGTCAAGGACAACATGTCGATCTGGGGGCACCCGGCGCAGTGGATCGACTACTCGGGTAAGCTCGACGGTAAGGAAGTCGGAGTCGCGGTGTTCGACCACCCGAGTAACCCGAAATCGAACTGGCACGTTCGCGCTTACGGACTGAACGCGGCGAACCCGTTCGCCCGCGCGCACAGCGGGTTCCCGTCGCAAAAGGACGGCGCCGGCCCGCTGCTGAAACTGGACAAGGGCAGTGAGATGAAACTGAAATACGCGGTCTACGCGCACACCGGCGACGTGAAGACCGGTAAGGTTGCGGAGGCGTTTGAAGCGTTCAAGAGCACGAAGTGA
- a CDS encoding dual specificity protein phosphatase family protein, producing the protein MSAGYGFVFLILAACAALVTAAAPWPVQVAGAAAAVSFLVVAVAYFGAGPRLLCKRASGRRGAWAWPVHGPYFVLVALSYRLAVCGSREGAFVQIVPNVFLGRRLTEREARRVGGWPAVLDLAGELTDPPVLRAAPHYRSLPLLDATAPTQAVLREAVGWVKDRAANGPVYVHCALGHGRSALVAAAYLLATGTVTSAKEAVAHLRGLRPGVRLNRAQRAALDRFAGGLATSAPSA; encoded by the coding sequence ATGTCGGCGGGCTACGGCTTCGTGTTTTTGATCCTCGCTGCGTGCGCGGCGCTTGTGACGGCCGCGGCGCCGTGGCCCGTTCAGGTGGCAGGCGCCGCCGCAGCGGTGTCGTTTCTCGTCGTCGCGGTCGCGTATTTCGGGGCCGGCCCGCGGCTCCTGTGCAAACGGGCGAGCGGCCGCCGGGGCGCCTGGGCGTGGCCGGTTCACGGGCCGTACTTCGTTCTCGTCGCGCTGTCCTACCGGCTCGCGGTTTGTGGCTCGCGTGAAGGCGCGTTCGTTCAGATCGTGCCCAACGTGTTCCTCGGCCGGCGCCTTACGGAACGAGAGGCGCGGCGGGTGGGTGGATGGCCGGCGGTGCTCGATTTGGCCGGCGAGCTTACCGACCCGCCGGTGCTGCGCGCCGCCCCTCACTACCGGTCGCTGCCGCTGCTCGACGCGACCGCGCCGACTCAGGCCGTGCTGCGCGAGGCGGTCGGCTGGGTCAAGGACCGCGCCGCGAACGGCCCGGTGTACGTTCACTGCGCCCTCGGGCACGGGCGCAGCGCCTTGGTGGCTGCGGCGTATCTGCTCGCGACCGGAACGGTGACGAGCGCGAAGGAGGCGGTTGCTCACCTGCGCGGGTTGCGCCCGGGGGTTCGGTTGAACCGCGCCCAACGCGCCGCGCTGGACCGGTTCGCGGGCGGGCTCGCTACTTCGGCACCATCAGCGTGA
- a CDS encoding L-lactate permease gives MPLAYVQNLDPLGFKVLSTVVAALPVLVLFYLLVGRRWLASWAGAAGAVFAILLAWLVYRMPLGMAGASFVYGAAFGLLPIGWTVFAAMLLYNVTVETGQFTVIRRSIGGLSRDARVQAVLIGFAFGAFMEGAAGAGSPVAICGAMLVGLGVPPFRAAVICLIANTSPVCYGGLGVPIMTLETSSGVSADKISIMCGHQLPLLSCLIPFYMVKCMCTWRQTFAIWPALAVGGGSFAAFQFFFSTAHAYGLPPIWQLTDIGGGLFSLLTLALFLKFVWRPRDEWRFPEEAPAPVPAAQKPHDPQAEHAKEEVAALLDAPKTPEAEKPLTAGLVAWAWMPWLLMALCLVVSGYIKHLEKQKGAALDLGGIQSYYDVEIPGLHKQVERAKELIPPNTPDEKKLEAAVFKFTWLTAPGTPVLTAALLSMLLLKMSGFQVITVFRKTVHQMRIPIPTIAFMLGLSYVTKYAGMDATLGVAFAATGVLYPFFAAMLGWLGVFLTGTDAGSNALFGGLQKITATEVWTAHSAGAMSNLTLEQAQTLICTANSTGGVMGKMIDAQSICVATAGTNQVGKEADLFKAVIWHSILLASIVGLLTALQAFLPPFTLMVPK, from the coding sequence ATGCCTCTCGCCTACGTTCAGAACCTGGACCCGCTCGGGTTCAAGGTCCTCTCGACTGTTGTTGCCGCGTTGCCGGTGCTGGTGCTCTTTTACCTGCTCGTGGGCCGGCGGTGGCTCGCGAGTTGGGCCGGCGCCGCGGGGGCCGTCTTCGCGATCCTGCTCGCCTGGCTCGTTTACCGGATGCCGCTCGGCATGGCGGGCGCGTCGTTCGTGTACGGGGCCGCGTTCGGGCTGCTCCCGATCGGCTGGACCGTGTTCGCCGCGATGCTGCTGTACAACGTGACCGTTGAAACGGGGCAGTTCACCGTCATCCGCCGCTCGATCGGCGGGCTCAGCCGGGACGCGCGCGTTCAGGCGGTGCTCATCGGGTTCGCGTTCGGCGCGTTCATGGAAGGGGCCGCGGGCGCGGGGTCACCGGTCGCGATTTGCGGGGCGATGCTGGTGGGGCTCGGCGTGCCGCCGTTCCGCGCCGCGGTGATCTGCCTGATCGCGAACACGTCGCCGGTGTGCTACGGCGGCCTGGGGGTGCCGATTATGACGCTGGAAACGTCCAGCGGCGTGTCCGCGGACAAGATCAGCATCATGTGCGGGCACCAGTTGCCGCTGCTGTCGTGCCTGATCCCGTTCTACATGGTGAAGTGCATGTGTACGTGGCGACAAACGTTCGCCATTTGGCCCGCGCTCGCGGTCGGCGGCGGCTCGTTCGCCGCGTTCCAGTTCTTCTTCTCCACCGCGCACGCCTACGGGCTGCCCCCGATCTGGCAACTCACCGACATCGGCGGCGGACTGTTCTCGCTGCTCACGCTGGCGCTGTTCCTGAAGTTCGTGTGGAGGCCGCGCGACGAGTGGCGGTTCCCGGAAGAAGCGCCCGCTCCCGTACCCGCCGCACAAAAGCCGCACGACCCGCAAGCCGAGCACGCGAAGGAAGAGGTCGCGGCCCTGCTCGACGCGCCGAAAACGCCCGAAGCGGAGAAGCCGCTTACGGCCGGGCTGGTCGCTTGGGCGTGGATGCCGTGGCTCCTGATGGCCCTGTGCCTCGTTGTCAGCGGGTACATCAAACACCTGGAAAAGCAGAAGGGGGCGGCGCTCGACCTGGGCGGTATCCAGAGCTACTACGACGTCGAAATACCCGGGCTGCACAAGCAGGTCGAGCGGGCAAAGGAACTCATTCCCCCGAACACGCCGGACGAGAAGAAACTCGAAGCCGCGGTGTTTAAGTTCACCTGGCTGACGGCCCCCGGCACGCCCGTACTGACGGCCGCTCTGCTCTCAATGCTCTTGCTGAAAATGTCGGGGTTCCAAGTAATTACGGTGTTCCGCAAGACGGTCCACCAGATGCGCATCCCGATCCCGACCATCGCGTTCATGCTCGGGCTGAGTTACGTAACCAAGTACGCCGGAATGGACGCGACACTCGGCGTGGCGTTCGCGGCAACGGGTGTGTTGTACCCGTTCTTCGCAGCGATGCTCGGCTGGCTCGGCGTGTTTCTCACCGGCACCGACGCCGGCAGTAATGCGCTGTTCGGGGGCCTGCAAAAGATCACGGCGACCGAGGTGTGGACCGCGCACTCGGCCGGCGCGATGAGCAACTTGACGCTGGAGCAGGCTCAAACGCTGATCTGCACCGCCAACAGTACCGGCGGGGTGATGGGCAAGATGATCGACGCGCAGAGCATCTGCGTCGCGACCGCGGGCACGAACCAGGTGGGCAAGGAGGCCGACCTCTTCAAAGCCGTCATCTGGCACAGCATCCTGCTGGCCAGCATCGTCGGGCTGCTGACCGCGCTGCAAGCGTTCCTGCCGCCGTTCACGCTGATGGTGCCGAAGTAG